A single Alosa sapidissima isolate fAloSap1 chromosome 17, fAloSap1.pri, whole genome shotgun sequence DNA region contains:
- the LOC121688180 gene encoding carbonic anhydrase 1-like, with the protein MSHGWGYAADNGPDTWGENFPIANGPRQSPIDIVPGEAAFDAALKALTLKYDPSTSIDILNNGHSVQVTFADDTDSSTLTGGPISGTYRLKQFHFHWGASDDKGSEHTVAGTKYPAELHLVHWNTKYPSFGEAASQSDGLAVVGVFLQIGADNPQLQKLLDAFDGIKAKSTQTSFANFDPTILLPGSLDYWTYDGSLTTPPLLESVTWIVCKESISVSPGQMEKFRNLMFSGDGEAPCCMVDNYRPPQPLKGRKVRASFQ; encoded by the exons ATGTCTCACGGATGGGGATACGCAGCAGACAACG GACCCGACACATGGGGTGAAAACTTCCCGATCGCAAATGGACCTCGCCAGTCTCCCATTGACATTGTACCTGGCGAGGCTGCGTTTGACGCCGCACTGAAGGCGCTCACACTGAAGTACGATCCCTCCACCTCCATCGACATCCTCAACAATGGCCATTCTGTTCAAGTCACCTTCGCCGACGACACTGATAGCTCAA CTCTGACCGGGGGCCCAATCTCCGGCACTTACAGACTGAAGCAGTTCCACTTCCACTGGGGGGCCAGCGACGACAAAGGTTCTGAACACACTGTAGCCGGAACCAAGTACCCCGCTGAG CTGCATCTGGTCCACTGGAACACCAAGTATCCCAGCTTTGGAGAGGCTGCCAGCCAGAGCGACGGGCTGGCTGTGGTCGGAGTCTTCCTTCAG ATTGGTGCTGACAATCCTCAGCTTCAGAAGCTTCTTGATGCTTTTGATGGCATCAAAGCTAAG AGCACCCAGACTTCCTTTGCAAACTTTGACCCCACCATACTCCTGCCAGGGTCCCTGGACTATTGGACATACGATGGTTCCCTGACCACACCTCCTCTGCTGGAGAGTGTCACCTGGATTGTCTGCAAGGAGTCAATCAGTGTCAGCCCTGGTCAG atGGAGAAGTTCCGCAACCTGATGTTTTCTGGGGATGGAGAAGCCCCCTGCTGCATGGTGGACAACTACCGCCCCCCGCAGCCCCTGAAGGGTCGCAAGGTCCGCGCATCCTTCCAATAA